Proteins from a single region of Strix aluco isolate bStrAlu1 chromosome 5, bStrAlu1.hap1, whole genome shotgun sequence:
- the PDGFB gene encoding platelet-derived growth factor subunit B encodes MPEVGRPRGCLREALPSRGSPSMCPQPAGPEVGMNFGVVFAVILSLPLARLEGDPIPEDIYEILGGSSVRSISDLQRALQIDSVEEDSSSLDLNATQPGQNPVALSRKRRSLDALAAAEPAVLAECKTRAVVFEISRNMVDSTNANFVVWPPCVEVQRCSGCCNNRNVQCRPTQIRVRHVQVNKIEFVQRKPKFKKVVVPLEDHVQCRCEAVSRQPPRNSRPGPREQRRLSPSFTTAAVSQRQRVRRPPAQKRKHKKYKHVNDKKVLKEILIA; translated from the exons ATGCCTGAGgtggggcggccgcggggctgtCTGCGGGAAGCGCTTCCCTCCCGGGGCTCGCCGTCCATGTGCCCGCAGCCGGCGGGGCCTGAAGTCGGGATGAATTTCGGCGTGGTCTTCGCGGTCATCCTCTCCCTGCCCCTGGCGCGCCTGGAG GGGGACCCCATACCTGAAGACATTTATGAGATTTTGGGTGGCAGCTCAGTGCGCTCCATCAGCGACCTCCAGCGTGCCCTGCAGATAGACTCCGTAG AGGAGGATAGCTCAAGCCTGGACCTGAATGCAACTCAGCCTGGTCAAAACCCGGTGGCCCTGTCTCGAAAGCGACGAAGCCTAG atgctctggcagcagcagagccagctgtCCTCGCAGAGTGCAAGACACGGGCGGTGGTCTTTGAAATCTCCCGCAACATGGTAGACAGCACCAATGCCAACTTTGTGGTGTGGCCGCCCTGTGTGGAGGTGCAGCGCTGCTCCGGGTGTTGCAACAACCGCAATGTGCAGTGTCGCCCCACACAGATTCGTGTCCGGCACGTCCAG GTGAACAAGATAGAATTTGTCCAGAGGAAGCCAAAATTCAAAAAAGTTGTTGTACCCTTGGAGGACCATGTGCAGTGTCGGTGTGAAGCGGTGTCCCGTCAGCCCCCCAGGAATAGCCGGCCAGGGCCACGTGAACAGAGAC GCTTGTCACCGTCGTTCACCACAGCCGCTGTCTCACAGAGGCAGCGAGTACGCCGGCCGCCGGCACAGAAGAGGAAACATAAGAAGTACAAGCATGTCAACGATAAGAAAGTGCTGAAAGAAATCCTCATAGCATAG